In a genomic window of Aeromonas veronii:
- a CDS encoding type I secretion C-terminal target domain-containing protein — translation MYKRQAVIPLGINASVVNPATGELSIRISGLDGAQVQDEHGQSVGHADGNGDWLIPADHSVPLYFSGFGDGDHVLGITAESSVGGSTVSTPLETITVHSQSGHELVGSDQGDWLLGSSGDDRILGGQGDDVLRGGQGHDILTGGAGSDLFVWQHGDEGSQGQPVVDTINDFHPEQGDKIDLADMLQGVSGNHVDDLLNHLFASVSTGSNGLSDVNLSVSPAGDGQVTQQITLKDVDLTRWNLASTSSQDILQSMLEDQHSLIIQYP, via the coding sequence GTGTATAAGAGACAGGCCGTTATCCCCCTTGGCATCAACGCCAGCGTGGTCAATCCGGCCACCGGCGAGCTCTCCATCCGCATCAGCGGTCTGGATGGGGCGCAGGTGCAGGACGAGCATGGCCAGAGCGTCGGTCATGCCGATGGCAATGGCGACTGGCTGATCCCGGCCGATCACTCGGTTCCGCTCTACTTCAGCGGTTTTGGCGACGGTGACCATGTGCTGGGGATAACTGCCGAGTCGAGTGTCGGCGGTTCAACCGTCAGCACGCCCCTCGAGACCATCACGGTGCACAGCCAGAGTGGTCATGAGCTGGTCGGCTCCGATCAGGGGGATTGGCTGCTTGGCTCCTCAGGTGACGACAGGATCCTGGGCGGCCAGGGGGACGACGTGCTCCGGGGTGGTCAGGGCCACGACATCCTCACCGGCGGCGCGGGCAGCGATCTATTCGTCTGGCAGCACGGGGATGAGGGCAGTCAGGGGCAGCCAGTGGTCGATACCATCAACGACTTCCACCCGGAGCAGGGGGACAAGATCGATCTGGCCGATATGCTGCAAGGGGTAAGCGGCAACCATGTCGATGATCTGCTCAATCACCTCTTCGCCTCGGTGAGCACGGGGAGCAATGGCTTGAGCGATGTGAACCTGTCGGTATCCCCGGCGGGAGATGGTCAGGTGACCCAGCAGATCACCCTGAAAGATGTGGACCTGACCCGCTGGAATCTGGCCAGCACCTCGTCCCAAGATATCCTGCAGAGCATGCTGGAAGATCAGCATAGCCTGATCATCCAGTACCCCTGA
- the glpC gene encoding anaerobic glycerol-3-phosphate dehydrogenase subunit GlpC, translating to MLLDHANQTFDQCIKCTVCTAYCPVAKANPAYPGPKQAGPDGERLRIKSPELFDSALKHCTNCKRCEVACPSGVRIGDIIAKAKHQYSGFKPGIREFVLSHTDLMGSMSTLMAPVVNFTTGLKPMKLVLDKALGVSSHRDLPKYSQGTFRGWYKKQKEAQTRYERQIAYFHGCYVNYNHPQLGKELVQVLNAMNIGVQLLEREKCCGVPLIANGFMDKAKQQAAFNIKQMENSLLGNEMPLLATSSTCGFTLRDEYPHLLEQDNHKVRDRISLVTRFLWNEFYKGNKPAMKPLNLHIAYHTPCHMEKMGGVIYTLELLRAIPGVKVTVLESQCCGIAGTYGFKSENYETSQTIGEGLFDQINRLSPDLVITDCETCKWQIEMSTSFRCEHPIHLLAQALA from the coding sequence ATGCTACTGGATCACGCCAACCAAACTTTTGATCAGTGCATCAAATGCACCGTCTGTACCGCCTACTGCCCGGTGGCCAAGGCTAACCCGGCCTACCCCGGCCCGAAGCAGGCGGGTCCGGATGGCGAGCGGCTGCGGATCAAGAGCCCGGAGCTGTTTGACAGCGCCCTCAAGCACTGTACCAACTGCAAGCGCTGTGAAGTGGCCTGCCCGAGCGGAGTGCGCATCGGCGACATCATCGCCAAGGCCAAACACCAATACAGCGGCTTCAAACCGGGGATCCGCGAGTTCGTGCTCTCCCACACCGATCTGATGGGCAGCATGTCTACCCTGATGGCGCCGGTGGTCAACTTCACCACCGGCCTCAAGCCGATGAAGCTGGTGCTGGACAAGGCGCTGGGGGTCTCCTCCCACCGCGACCTGCCCAAATACTCCCAGGGCACCTTCCGCGGCTGGTACAAGAAGCAAAAAGAAGCTCAGACTCGTTATGAGCGCCAAATCGCCTATTTCCACGGCTGCTACGTCAACTACAACCACCCGCAGCTCGGCAAGGAGTTGGTGCAGGTGCTCAACGCCATGAACATCGGCGTGCAGTTGCTGGAGCGGGAGAAGTGCTGTGGCGTACCGCTGATTGCCAACGGCTTCATGGACAAGGCCAAGCAGCAGGCGGCCTTCAACATCAAGCAGATGGAAAACTCCCTGCTCGGCAACGAGATGCCACTGCTGGCCACCTCCTCCACCTGCGGCTTCACCCTGCGGGACGAATACCCCCACCTGCTGGAGCAGGACAACCACAAAGTGCGGGATCGCATCTCACTGGTGACCCGCTTCCTGTGGAACGAGTTCTACAAGGGCAACAAACCGGCGATGAAGCCGCTCAATCTGCACATCGCCTACCACACTCCCTGCCACATGGAGAAGATGGGGGGCGTCATCTATACCCTCGAATTGCTGCGCGCGATTCCCGGGGTCAAGGTGACAGTGCTGGAGTCCCAGTGCTGCGGCATCGCCGGTACCTACGGCTTCAAGTCGGAGAACTACGAAACCAGCCAGACCATCGGCGAAGGGCTGTTTGATCAGATCAACCGCCTCTCCCCCGATCTGGTGATCACCGATTGCGAAACCTGCAAATGGCAGATTGAGATGAGCACCAGCTTCCGCTGTGAACATCCGATCCACCTGCTGGCCCAGGCGCTGGCCTGA
- a CDS encoding IS4 family transposase translates to MHLTQLEQWAFDQFGHANLKDPRRTERLVKLATALAQQPGDCVSQLPLSPADMEGSYRFIRNHHVNADAIADAGFATTAALARDYDLLLALEDTTALTFNHASVHDELGHTNQGSSRALLAHSVLLFAPHKSQVVGMIAQRIWTRDVSKRGESHRHATRPYKEKESRKWEEASVAFAARLGTQMANVISVCDREADIYEYLHYKQSNQQRFVVRSMQSRCIEEHDHKLYDYARQCHSAGTKVVKIPQRGGRKAREAVLDIKFTKVTLKAPANKRNEPDIPLYYVGCIEQGDASDRLEWHLLTSEAVTDDAQARKVIGYYERRWLIEDYHKVWKSAGTRVETLRMQSMDNLKRMCVILSFIAVRLLQLRFINEESSAQNQSCETVIGPTGWKLLWRKVEKTPLPTKVPDMRWAYRSLAKLGGWKDTKRTGRASIAALWEGWFRLQTLLEGYELAQSLEHQ, encoded by the coding sequence ATGCATCTCACCCAACTCGAACAATGGGCATTCGACCAGTTTGGCCATGCCAATCTCAAGGACCCCAGACGCACTGAACGTCTCGTCAAACTCGCCACCGCCCTTGCTCAACAACCCGGAGATTGCGTGTCACAACTTCCCCTCTCACCCGCCGACATGGAAGGCTCATATCGCTTTATTCGCAACCACCATGTCAATGCCGATGCCATTGCTGATGCAGGCTTTGCCACCACCGCAGCCCTAGCCAGGGACTACGACCTGTTGCTGGCACTGGAAGATACCACGGCCCTGACCTTCAACCATGCCAGCGTCCATGATGAGCTGGGGCACACCAATCAAGGCAGTAGTCGCGCTCTGCTGGCTCACTCCGTCTTGTTGTTTGCTCCGCATAAATCGCAGGTGGTCGGCATGATTGCACAGCGTATCTGGACCCGTGATGTCAGCAAGCGGGGAGAGAGCCACCGGCATGCCACCCGGCCTTACAAGGAGAAAGAGAGTCGCAAGTGGGAGGAGGCATCCGTGGCCTTTGCCGCCCGTCTCGGCACTCAGATGGCCAACGTTATCTCGGTCTGTGACCGGGAAGCGGATATCTACGAATATCTGCATTACAAGCAGAGCAACCAACAACGCTTTGTGGTGCGCTCGATGCAAAGTCGCTGTATCGAAGAGCATGACCACAAGCTCTACGACTATGCCCGGCAGTGCCACTCTGCCGGCACCAAGGTCGTCAAAATACCGCAGCGGGGCGGCAGAAAAGCCAGAGAGGCCGTGCTCGACATCAAGTTTACCAAAGTCACCCTAAAGGCTCCGGCCAACAAGCGTAACGAGCCGGATATCCCGCTCTACTACGTGGGATGCATTGAGCAGGGCGATGCCTCTGACCGGCTGGAGTGGCACCTGCTGACTAGTGAAGCCGTGACCGACGATGCACAGGCCCGCAAGGTTATCGGCTATTACGAGCGGCGCTGGCTTATCGAGGATTATCACAAGGTCTGGAAGAGTGCCGGCACTCGGGTAGAAACCTTAAGGATGCAGAGCATGGATAACCTGAAGCGGATGTGCGTCATCTTGTCGTTTATCGCGGTGCGTCTGTTGCAATTGAGGTTTATCAACGAGGAGTCATCGGCACAGAATCAAAGCTGCGAAACGGTGATAGGCCCGACGGGGTGGAAGCTGCTTTGGCGAAAGGTAGAGAAAACGCCGTTGCCAACCAAGGTGCCGGATATGAGATGGGCGTACCGGAGCCTGGCCAAGCTGGGGGGCTGGAAGGACACTAAACGAACGGGGCGGGCTTCAATAGCGGCATTATGGGAGGGCTGGTTTCGACTCCAGACCCTCCTGGAAGGCTACGAACTGGCGCAGTCTCTTGAGCACCAATAG